The Kosmotoga arenicorallina S304 nucleotide sequence GTTGAATGTTTTTGGGGGGTTCATGGCAGCTTTTTTGGGATTTATGATCGGAAGAGCCTTGTAATGGGGGGATACTTATGGAATATGGCTGTTTGAAAATCTATTTTGGTGAGGCCGATAAACTAGGGGGAAAACCCGCCTATGAGGAGATTGTTAAAATGGCCTTTGAAGAAGGGCTTAAAGGAGCAACTGTCTATCGCGGAATAATGGGTTTTGGCTTAAAGCGCCATTTGAAAAGGTCAAATTTCTTCACTTTAAGCGAAGACTTGCCTGTAATCATTG carries:
- a CDS encoding DUF190 domain-containing protein, coding for MEYGCLKIYFGEADKLGGKPAYEEIVKMAFEEGLKGATVYRGIMGFGLKRHLKRSNFFTLSEDLPVIIEIVDEYPLLEAFISRIKSRELDGLITLSKINYSYHK